The following proteins are co-located in the Sulfurospirillum deleyianum DSM 6946 genome:
- the tsaA gene encoding tRNA (N6-threonylcarbamoyladenosine(37)-N6)-methyltransferase TrmO → MISLEAIGVIHTPYSTNAPYQPVHNDTGEFYIELDERYEEGLKELLRFKYIYVIFYIDKLQEKPKMRFTPPWLANKELGLFATRTPCRPNPIGLSIVKLINVIDNRLYVSGLDVFDSTPLLDIKPYIKELDDKSDANYGWLNDLDNREHFMLHIKGIPHDY, encoded by the coding sequence ATGATTTCCCTTGAAGCTATTGGAGTGATTCACACGCCTTATAGCACCAATGCCCCTTATCAGCCTGTGCACAACGATACAGGTGAGTTTTACATTGAGCTTGATGAAAGATACGAAGAGGGTCTTAAAGAGTTACTACGTTTTAAATACATCTATGTCATTTTTTATATTGACAAGCTCCAAGAGAAGCCTAAAATGCGTTTTACCCCACCGTGGTTAGCCAACAAAGAGTTAGGACTTTTCGCCACACGAACACCCTGCCGCCCCAATCCCATTGGGTTAAGCATTGTCAAACTTATCAATGTCATTGATAACAGACTCTACGTCTCAGGACTGGATGTTTTTGATAGCACACCGCTTTTGGACATTAAACCTTATATCAAAGAACTTGACGATAAAAGTGATGCCAATTATGGTTGGCTCAATGACCTGGACAATCGGGAGCATTTTATGTTGCACATCAAAGGGATTCCACACGATTATTAG
- a CDS encoding secretin and TonB N-terminal domain-containing protein has product MGIKYSKIALCLALYSSVYAQSFSVNSQSLEEAIQSIATQAKMPYMADGKLLKGKKAPTFSNVETLKEALRKVLEGSGLEAVIENETIMIQPKAQVVSTQTNDSDAVLLKPISISSTPQSTVATTVIDSTYIQSAPTANHTITDLFRGKSYVQFDQSSLSSATGGEITPPKVSIFGSKHYENNFMLNGVSNNNDLNPGGSELGTSDLTGQPSGEAQSLFIDTSLVESVTMHTENVSSEYGDFLGGVVNAKLKDAAKDGWHGSLSARYTEDSWARFHLTEDEREEAETTTTAKLQPEFKKKDYSLSLHGPISEHWGLMVSYAKKESEIPLVTKYVVPDGNGGWTRDKLNQYRESENFLIKLNTQDYDNFKASLTAIYAPYTQSKFNPNFKDSNYDIKGGGYTLIYEMENDLSFGKWKNTLSYQMNEVSRDSSSNINYGWRNTLAGANLDWKNSTTSTTSSEGGFDDYEQKKQIYAWKSVLDVEPFKTSELEHAIKVGYEAKYSLVSAEREGYTAYAVVNAKADTSVVGSKEDGILTGSQYFTRKVIGMAQEREVDYASYAAFLEDSIKIERFTIRPGIRVSTESITHNIDPAWRLFVNADVFHDNVLNIYGGSNRYYGGQILSYATHMPLQPYVFTRTSATAAWVAGTTSNAVSYGLGDLKTPYSDEYNVGTSLNVYDTLFSVDYVNRSYKDQIRSKTISTGPTYREYTNEGESSYWGVTFAISKEYDLGSLGKHASKFSATRSFSKSNSFDPLSAFTDNEEKSYSNTHITYNGRLTPVEDAPATDFNRPWVIAYTHVAEPYDWLNLTGVLRYQTASKGMLTDGSGLVDPKGVLTNAYVDVDYKPTFNVDLSTAITTKINGQKFIFGVDILNLFNRKNDATTGYGSSSSVSTVTYTMGRQFYANVRYEF; this is encoded by the coding sequence ATGGGTATTAAGTATTCAAAAATAGCGCTGTGTTTGGCGTTATATTCAAGTGTGTATGCACAGAGTTTTAGTGTAAATTCGCAAAGTTTAGAAGAGGCGATTCAAAGTATCGCAACACAAGCGAAGATGCCTTATATGGCTGATGGAAAGTTACTTAAAGGTAAAAAAGCACCTACCTTTTCCAATGTTGAGACACTCAAAGAAGCTTTACGTAAGGTTTTAGAAGGCAGTGGTTTAGAAGCTGTGATTGAGAATGAAACAATTATGATTCAGCCAAAAGCACAGGTGGTTTCAACTCAAACTAACGATAGCGATGCGGTACTTTTAAAGCCCATTAGTATCTCCTCCACACCACAAAGTACGGTGGCAACAACGGTGATTGATAGTACGTACATTCAAAGCGCACCCACAGCCAATCATACCATTACGGATTTATTTAGAGGAAAATCGTATGTACAATTTGATCAAAGCTCTCTTAGTTCTGCCACAGGAGGCGAGATAACACCACCTAAGGTTTCCATTTTTGGAAGTAAGCATTATGAAAATAATTTTATGCTCAATGGTGTGAGCAATAACAATGACTTAAATCCAGGGGGTTCAGAGCTTGGAACTTCTGATCTGACTGGGCAACCTAGCGGTGAAGCGCAGTCTTTATTTATTGACACCTCTTTGGTAGAGAGTGTGACCATGCATACGGAAAATGTCTCCTCTGAATATGGCGATTTTTTAGGGGGAGTGGTGAATGCAAAGCTTAAAGATGCGGCAAAAGATGGCTGGCATGGCTCACTCAGTGCTCGTTATACTGAGGATTCATGGGCAAGATTTCACTTAACTGAGGATGAGCGAGAAGAGGCTGAAACTACCACAACAGCAAAGCTCCAACCTGAATTTAAGAAGAAAGATTACTCTCTTTCCTTACATGGACCTATCAGTGAGCATTGGGGGTTGATGGTAAGCTACGCTAAAAAGGAGTCGGAGATTCCTTTGGTGACCAAGTATGTAGTCCCCGATGGTAATGGGGGTTGGACACGGGATAAACTAAACCAATACAGAGAGAGTGAAAACTTTTTAATCAAGCTCAATACCCAAGATTATGATAATTTTAAAGCCAGTTTGACGGCCATTTACGCACCCTATACCCAGTCTAAATTTAATCCAAATTTTAAAGATTCAAACTATGACATTAAAGGGGGTGGTTATACACTCATTTACGAGATGGAAAATGATTTAAGTTTTGGTAAGTGGAAAAATACACTCAGTTATCAAATGAATGAAGTCTCAAGGGATTCGAGCAGTAACATCAATTACGGTTGGAGAAATACGCTTGCAGGAGCCAATTTAGATTGGAAAAACAGTACAACATCGACCACCTCTTCTGAGGGTGGTTTTGATGATTATGAGCAAAAAAAGCAAATCTATGCATGGAAAAGTGTTTTAGATGTTGAGCCTTTTAAAACCTCTGAGCTAGAACATGCCATAAAAGTAGGGTATGAAGCGAAGTATTCCCTTGTGAGTGCCGAGCGAGAAGGCTACACTGCTTATGCGGTTGTCAATGCAAAAGCCGATACCAGTGTGGTGGGGAGTAAGGAAGATGGTATTTTAACAGGAAGTCAATACTTCACTCGAAAAGTGATAGGTATGGCGCAAGAGCGAGAGGTCGATTATGCTTCGTATGCCGCCTTTTTAGAAGATAGCATTAAAATTGAGCGTTTTACCATCCGACCAGGCATTAGGGTTTCTACAGAGAGCATTACCCATAACATTGACCCTGCGTGGAGACTTTTTGTCAATGCCGATGTTTTTCACGATAACGTCTTAAATATCTATGGTGGAAGCAACCGCTATTATGGTGGACAAATTCTCTCCTATGCAACTCATATGCCACTTCAACCCTATGTTTTCACACGAACGAGTGCGACCGCCGCATGGGTTGCTGGTACAACAAGCAACGCCGTGTCGTATGGTTTGGGTGATTTGAAAACGCCTTATTCGGATGAGTACAATGTAGGAACCTCGCTCAATGTTTACGATACCCTCTTTAGCGTGGATTATGTCAATCGCTCTTATAAAGACCAAATTCGTTCTAAAACCATTAGTACAGGGCCGACGTACCGCGAGTATACCAATGAAGGTGAGAGCAGTTATTGGGGTGTGACGTTTGCTATCTCTAAAGAGTATGATTTAGGTTCTTTGGGAAAACACGCCTCTAAATTTTCCGCCACACGCTCGTTTTCAAAGTCTAATAGCTTTGATCCACTGAGTGCCTTTACGGACAATGAAGAGAAAAGTTATTCCAATACCCATATTACCTATAATGGACGTTTGACGCCAGTAGAAGATGCACCTGCTACTGATTTTAATCGTCCATGGGTCATTGCGTACACGCATGTGGCAGAACCGTATGATTGGCTCAACCTCACAGGCGTTTTACGTTATCAAACCGCTTCTAAAGGGATGCTAACGGATGGTTCTGGTTTGGTTGATCCTAAGGGTGTTTTAACCAACGCCTATGTCGATGTGGACTATAAGCCAACCTTCAATGTGGATTTATCGACTGCTATCACCACAAAAATCAATGGTCAAAAGTTTATTTTTGGGGTGGATATTTTAAACCTTTTCAACCGTAAAAACGATGCAACCACAGGTTATGGAAGCAGTAGCAGTGTCTCAACGGTGACCTATACGATGGGTCGTCAATTTTACGCCAATGTCAGGTATGAATTTTAA
- a CDS encoding FecR family protein, which translates to MNPTLDKEASYFLTCMKDGFTQEQKEAFALWIKQSPLHEKAFEDVKKLTSFYRALPQNKQTEVIEHVHAEIKRERIFKRRRVLAMAASLLIFFCAISYERYLAFFVPHHYSTQKERQHIILPDDSTVLLDAKTKASIRCSSSKREVLLEKGKVLLSVTKNPDKPFWVQTGGISIKVLGTRFEVEHYDDHVDISVLEGIVSVQKGEEHLLATLTKGEKLSYLATSDRILLQKVAPEMIASWKEGVLRFQNETLYSAIDAFSYYHDLNISLQPELENQRISGSFAIDEVDKFLYALSKIYTLNVRKIGDTLYIQKKQRKNN; encoded by the coding sequence ATGAATCCTACCCTAGATAAAGAAGCAAGTTATTTTTTAACCTGTATGAAGGATGGTTTTACCCAAGAGCAAAAAGAGGCGTTTGCGCTTTGGATAAAGCAGAGCCCTTTACATGAAAAAGCATTTGAGGATGTAAAAAAACTCACCTCTTTTTACAGAGCTTTGCCTCAAAACAAGCAAACAGAGGTGATTGAACATGTGCATGCTGAGATAAAAAGAGAGCGCATTTTTAAACGTAGGCGAGTGTTGGCAATGGCGGCATCGTTACTTATTTTCTTTTGTGCCATTAGTTATGAACGCTATCTCGCTTTTTTTGTACCGCATCACTACTCGACTCAAAAAGAGAGGCAACACATAATCCTTCCCGATGATTCAACGGTTCTTTTAGACGCTAAAACCAAAGCCTCCATTCGCTGTAGTTCCTCCAAACGAGAAGTGCTCTTAGAAAAGGGTAAAGTTTTGTTAAGTGTGACTAAAAATCCAGACAAACCCTTTTGGGTGCAAACAGGTGGGATTAGCATTAAGGTTTTAGGGACACGCTTTGAAGTAGAGCATTACGATGATCATGTTGATATCAGTGTTCTTGAGGGCATTGTTAGCGTTCAAAAAGGAGAAGAGCATCTTTTAGCAACCCTTACAAAAGGCGAAAAACTCTCCTATTTAGCAACGAGTGATCGTATTTTGCTTCAAAAAGTTGCTCCAGAGATGATTGCCTCATGGAAAGAGGGGGTATTACGATTTCAAAATGAGACGCTTTATAGTGCTATTGATGCCTTTAGTTACTATCATGACCTTAATATTTCCCTTCAACCTGAGCTGGAAAATCAGCGTATTTCAGGCTCTTTTGCTATTGATGAAGTTGATAAATTTTTATACGCTTTAAGCAAAATTTATACTCTTAATGTACGTAAAATAGGCGATACACTGTATATTCAAAAAAAACAGAGAAAAAATAATTAA
- a CDS encoding ferritin-like domain-containing protein gives MKRDKSIELLNRAIGDELSAVHQYMFFHFHCDDQGYDLLSSLFKRIAIMEMLHIERLADRVLFLKGTIEMKAAEEVKQIITVKEMIEFARQSEEDAIVMYNNFALECGNHADSVSKKLFEELVLEEEGHYAEFDDEMENMLKFGEQYLVLQSMERSKKKATMAATMPAGEPA, from the coding sequence ATGAAACGTGATAAAAGTATAGAATTACTCAACCGTGCGATTGGAGATGAACTCTCAGCAGTCCATCAGTACATGTTCTTTCACTTCCATTGTGATGACCAAGGATACGACCTTCTCTCCAGCCTCTTTAAGCGTATCGCCATTATGGAAATGTTGCACATTGAACGCTTAGCCGATAGGGTTTTGTTTTTAAAAGGTACCATTGAGATGAAAGCCGCTGAAGAGGTGAAACAGATTATTACCGTTAAAGAGATGATTGAGTTTGCACGCCAAAGCGAAGAAGATGCTATTGTGATGTACAACAACTTTGCCCTTGAGTGTGGCAATCATGCCGATAGCGTCTCTAAAAAACTCTTTGAAGAACTGGTCTTAGAAGAAGAAGGACACTACGCAGAATTTGACGATGAAATGGAAAATATGCTTAAATTTGGTGAACAATACTTAGTGCTTCAATCGATGGAGCGCAGTAAGAAAAAAGCCACGATGGCAGCAACAATGCCAGCAGGTGAACCTGCCTGA
- the mmuM gene encoding homocysteine S-methyltransferase — protein MNPLTPFLENQFVFILDGAFGTELERKGYDINDSLWSAKFLMEKPEAIAEVHLDYLRAGSDCITTASYQASFEGFMKRGMSEEEAKALIASSVQIAKKVRDDFWADETNRTKRLKPLVAASVGPYGAYLADGSEFRGDYALDVEALQAFHAKRLLTLIEAKPDLLACETIPCLKEAKALCTLLEDYPDVSAWMSFSAKDGEHINSGESVRECAQFLENQKNIVAIGINCTAPEFIESLIGEIKAVSSKLIIVYPNGGATYNALTKTWNGLSKNASYGKMAYGWYQKGARLIGGCCQTTPEDIAQIAKWVRG, from the coding sequence ATGAATCCCCTAACTCCTTTTTTAGAAAATCAATTCGTGTTTATTTTAGATGGTGCGTTTGGTACGGAACTTGAGCGCAAGGGCTATGACATTAACGATTCACTCTGGTCAGCGAAGTTTCTCATGGAAAAGCCTGAAGCCATTGCTGAGGTGCATTTGGATTATTTAAGAGCGGGGAGTGATTGTATTACGACGGCGAGTTATCAAGCCAGTTTTGAGGGGTTTATGAAACGAGGGATGAGTGAAGAGGAAGCCAAAGCGCTCATCGCCTCTTCGGTGCAGATTGCCAAAAAAGTACGAGATGATTTTTGGGCGGATGAGACAAACCGCACGAAGCGATTAAAACCGTTGGTCGCAGCTTCCGTTGGGCCTTATGGGGCGTATTTAGCCGATGGTTCGGAGTTTCGTGGTGATTATGCGCTGGATGTTGAAGCCCTTCAAGCTTTTCATGCCAAACGACTTTTAACGCTCATCGAAGCCAAACCCGATTTGCTGGCGTGTGAGACCATTCCGTGTCTGAAGGAGGCGAAAGCCTTGTGTACGCTTTTAGAGGACTATCCTGATGTGAGCGCATGGATGAGTTTTAGTGCCAAAGATGGCGAACACATTAACAGTGGTGAGAGTGTGCGTGAATGTGCGCAGTTTCTGGAGAATCAAAAAAACATTGTGGCTATTGGCATTAACTGCACGGCGCCCGAGTTTATCGAATCACTCATTGGCGAAATCAAAGCGGTCTCTTCAAAGCTCATTATTGTCTACCCAAACGGTGGAGCTACGTATAATGCGCTTACCAAAACATGGAATGGTCTTTCTAAAAATGCTTCGTATGGAAAAATGGCGTACGGGTGGTATCAAAAAGGGGCAAGGTTAATTGGGGGATGTTGTCAAACCACGCCTGAAGATATCGCTCAGATTGCGAAGTGGGTACGAGGTTAA
- a CDS encoding bifunctional diguanylate cyclase/phosphodiesterase, producing the protein MALIQKNIWMLFYILLIGGCLFLGIVSYHKWQNLNEQYATDQTNLVKLVGNATHSLLLSQEMILDVLGKRVLEEKEPRILDELLRINPSVVAFGFVDVEGNYLHVNSAFDKAKLPNLRQNPITKDSFEYTLTQKQMVLGTTYFIAASGRWGIPLRKSIYSDEGELLGVMTAGLGIEGAFKLYTENLSLGDYNKVTLIRDRDKFVQFQSSNHEIPKELYTKALPEHFVQGIFNAITQKYAIAEETLKTNTRTYTATAYDAQGHSIQIALKYEPRYALWILSEIESAHIITEFIHNVLFYLFIFVGIYILLFFLFRMIAHAEEKRRADLIFQATHDSLTKLPNRAYFQQCMNDWIYENAPPFSLLYIDLDHFKNVNDSFGHHFGDLILIEFSKRLLHVKATQSIAIRQGGDEFILLSYLVDEQELLAQAEKIMQEVSKPYVIGQFNFAIGASIGIAKYPEHGHTLDMLLRASDIAMYEAKKHKNSVRLFAPSMQEGYLNRVTLEQNLRQALGKNELYMVYQPQMTHEGVMYGVEALVRWNSKELGIVPPDKFIPVAEASGLMPKLGDFIMKRTLEEMKSFQEEMGFSFQVSLNISIKQFMEANFLEHLTHEIETIKLTNIVLCLEITESLFIEDIEYLLPLLQKIRSMGLSISMDDFGTGYSSLSILRKLPIDELKIDKSFVDTLIEDITAEKMVQNIISIGKNLELAILAEGVETKEQEVKLKRLGCDRFQGYLYAKPLNYEDLKLFVKAQKTVYM; encoded by the coding sequence ATGGCGCTAATTCAAAAGAATATTTGGATGCTTTTTTACATTCTTCTTATCGGTGGGTGTTTATTTTTAGGCATTGTCTCTTATCATAAGTGGCAAAATCTTAATGAACAGTACGCCACGGATCAAACCAATTTGGTCAAACTTGTGGGCAATGCTACACACTCACTGCTTCTCTCTCAGGAGATGATTCTTGATGTTTTGGGTAAACGCGTCTTAGAAGAAAAAGAGCCTCGCATTTTGGATGAACTTTTACGCATCAACCCCTCAGTCGTTGCTTTTGGTTTTGTGGATGTTGAGGGAAATTATCTGCATGTCAATAGCGCATTTGATAAAGCAAAACTCCCCAATTTACGCCAAAATCCCATCACTAAAGACTCTTTTGAATACACGCTCACTCAAAAACAGATGGTCTTAGGCACTACCTATTTTATCGCTGCTAGTGGGCGCTGGGGTATTCCTCTTCGTAAAAGTATTTACAGCGATGAAGGTGAACTTTTAGGCGTCATGACCGCTGGTCTTGGCATCGAAGGAGCCTTTAAACTTTACACCGAAAACCTCTCTTTGGGCGATTACAATAAAGTGACACTGATTCGAGATCGGGACAAATTTGTTCAGTTTCAATCCTCCAATCACGAAATTCCCAAAGAACTCTACACCAAAGCGCTTCCTGAGCACTTTGTGCAAGGCATTTTTAACGCTATTACGCAAAAATACGCTATTGCCGAAGAGACGCTTAAAACCAACACCCGTACGTATACTGCCACCGCATACGATGCGCAAGGGCATTCCATCCAAATAGCCCTCAAATACGAGCCTCGCTATGCGTTATGGATTCTCTCAGAGATTGAGAGTGCGCACATTATCACAGAGTTTATTCACAACGTTTTGTTTTATCTTTTCATTTTTGTAGGCATCTATATTCTGCTGTTTTTCTTATTTAGAATGATTGCCCATGCAGAAGAAAAACGACGAGCGGATTTGATTTTTCAAGCGACCCACGATTCACTAACCAAACTGCCCAATCGAGCCTATTTTCAACAATGCATGAACGATTGGATTTATGAGAATGCCCCGCCTTTTAGCCTTTTGTATATTGACTTAGACCATTTTAAAAATGTCAATGACAGTTTTGGTCACCACTTTGGCGATTTAATTCTCATTGAATTCTCCAAACGCTTATTACATGTAAAAGCAACTCAGAGTATTGCCATTCGTCAAGGAGGCGATGAGTTTATTCTCTTAAGTTACCTCGTTGATGAGCAAGAACTCTTAGCACAAGCTGAAAAAATCATGCAAGAAGTCTCCAAACCCTATGTCATTGGGCAGTTTAATTTTGCTATTGGAGCGAGCATTGGCATTGCCAAATATCCTGAGCATGGGCACACTCTGGATATGCTTTTGCGTGCTTCCGATATTGCGATGTATGAAGCCAAAAAACATAAAAACAGTGTGCGCCTTTTTGCCCCTTCCATGCAAGAAGGCTATCTCAACCGTGTCACCCTAGAGCAAAATTTACGTCAAGCCTTAGGAAAAAATGAACTCTATATGGTCTATCAGCCACAGATGACACATGAGGGAGTGATGTATGGCGTTGAGGCGTTGGTCAGGTGGAACAGCAAGGAGTTGGGCATTGTTCCACCTGATAAATTTATTCCTGTCGCTGAAGCATCAGGTCTCATGCCAAAACTGGGCGATTTTATTATGAAGCGAACGTTAGAGGAGATGAAAAGCTTTCAAGAAGAGATGGGCTTTAGCTTTCAAGTTTCGCTGAATATTTCTATTAAACAATTTATGGAAGCCAATTTCTTAGAACATCTCACGCACGAAATTGAGACGATTAAACTTACCAACATTGTTTTATGCCTTGAAATTACAGAGAGCTTATTTATTGAAGATATCGAATACCTCTTACCGCTTTTGCAAAAAATTCGTTCTATGGGGCTTTCTATCTCTATGGATGACTTTGGTACAGGATATTCTTCTTTGAGTATTTTACGAAAACTCCCCATAGATGAACTTAAAATCGATAAAAGCTTTGTGGATACACTCATTGAAGATATCACCGCTGAGAAGATGGTTCAAAACATCATTAGCATCGGTAAAAATTTAGAGTTAGCTATCCTTGCAGAAGGGGTGGAAACCAAAGAGCAAGAGGTTAAACTCAAAAGACTAGGATGCGACAGATTTCAAGGCTATTTGTACGCAAAACCCCTCAATTACGAAGATTTAAAACTCTTTGTCAAAGCGCAAAAAACAGTTTACATGTAA
- a CDS encoding AIPR family protein, whose amino-acid sequence MNKELFITGYLDRIKNKFNLSDDLAFEILCISAFLDQSFDEVMQNISTIENGTGSHDGGIDGIYIDEDENECTMHIFQIKHGKGLGDTVLSKFINDYRNIFVYDNSTNLPLNTKVNTGLVKYKDIVSSGKIVDTKLYFIFAGEKDKQYDDLIKRHLDENENLKIYDINDLYNKIDNLISENKKRKDVKFSFMAEKSNISLKHDPQAIISFQIQNIKAINFRLKALELCKLLDEEKSINKRIDTAFSDNIRGFLRYNKTNKNIKETIESDFAEYFPFLNNGITIISEQIKIPREMQAGYYPIETKNPVIVNGLQTTNVIYDIYQQDRTKLDGIYVLIRLYETNEQDVIDKITDATNTQSPINFRDKISNRNFNTYTKTLFELNHVGYLAKRGDTFENHFSKNLNESIHSDMVLKFWYATFYEMPEVAKNSKSKILEEVYDSTVDKSHKLYKLFNGEKDSPIYQQLLEAYKIYKFVVNKRNEKTPESDFINYADELISYGLYKLEGELEKNYEKVCKTIKEITEEEKKFLEEKSLTYSHNGYFKSSKSRYDLNKKLNLAENALSIFPQN is encoded by the coding sequence ATGAACAAAGAATTATTTATTACTGGTTATCTTGATAGAATAAAAAATAAGTTTAATCTTTCTGATGATTTAGCGTTTGAAATACTCTGTATATCTGCCTTTTTAGATCAAAGCTTTGATGAAGTCATGCAAAATATTAGCACTATAGAAAATGGAACAGGAAGCCATGATGGTGGTATAGATGGTATTTATATTGATGAAGACGAGAATGAATGCACCATGCACATCTTTCAAATAAAACATGGCAAAGGTCTTGGTGATACTGTTTTATCTAAATTTATTAATGATTACAGAAATATTTTTGTCTACGATAATAGTACAAATTTACCATTAAATACAAAAGTAAACACAGGTCTTGTTAAATATAAAGATATTGTTTCTTCTGGAAAAATAGTAGATACAAAACTCTATTTTATTTTCGCTGGAGAAAAAGATAAGCAATATGACGACCTAATCAAAAGACACCTTGATGAAAATGAAAATTTAAAGATATATGATATTAACGACCTTTACAACAAAATAGACAATTTAATATCTGAGAACAAAAAGCGAAAAGATGTTAAATTTAGTTTTATGGCAGAAAAATCAAATATTTCACTCAAACATGACCCTCAAGCCATCATATCATTTCAAATCCAAAATATTAAAGCCATAAATTTTAGACTTAAAGCTTTAGAATTGTGTAAATTATTAGATGAAGAAAAAAGCATTAATAAACGAATAGATACAGCATTTAGTGATAACATTCGAGGGTTTTTACGATACAACAAAACCAATAAAAATATAAAAGAGACCATAGAAAGTGATTTTGCAGAGTACTTCCCTTTTCTAAATAATGGCATCACCATCATATCAGAACAAATCAAAATTCCAAGAGAAATGCAAGCTGGATATTATCCGATTGAAACCAAAAATCCAGTCATCGTCAATGGTTTACAAACTACCAATGTCATTTATGATATTTACCAACAAGATCGAACGAAGCTAGATGGAATTTATGTCCTTATCCGACTCTATGAGACTAACGAGCAAGATGTAATTGATAAAATAACAGACGCTACCAATACCCAGTCTCCCATAAATTTTAGAGACAAAATTAGTAATAGGAATTTTAATACATACACTAAAACACTTTTTGAATTAAATCACGTGGGTTATCTTGCTAAAAGAGGTGATACATTTGAAAATCATTTTAGTAAAAATCTCAATGAATCAATTCATAGCGACATGGTTCTCAAATTTTGGTATGCAACGTTTTATGAAATGCCAGAAGTTGCGAAAAATTCTAAATCCAAAATACTTGAAGAAGTTTATGATTCAACCGTTGATAAAAGCCATAAACTTTATAAACTATTCAATGGAGAAAAAGATTCTCCTATTTATCAACAACTTTTAGAAGCCTATAAAATCTATAAATTTGTCGTAAATAAGCGAAATGAAAAAACACCAGAAAGCGACTTTATCAACTATGCTGATGAACTTATCTCATACGGTTTGTATAAACTCGAAGGGGAACTAGAAAAGAACTATGAAAAAGTGTGTAAGACTATAAAAGAAATCACTGAAGAAGAAAAAAAGTTTTTAGAAGAAAAATCACTAACTTATTCACATAATGGTTACTTTAAGTCTTCGAAATCAAGATATGATTTAAACAAAAAACTCAATTTAGCAGAAAACGCCCTTTCAATTTTCCCGCAAAATTAG
- a CDS encoding RNA polymerase sigma factor, with product MLKYYKELVFFVQKLVGDKELAMDITQETYSKTLEKSKEMFIENERAFLYKVARNIAIDLSRKDKNRVFIAYEEEDYCCQKKEEPQEIALEEYKQELLLKALDTLPKHLKHVFVLHVMEGYSKKEIASMMNLNINSVQKYIINATAKLTEYIHNE from the coding sequence ATGTTAAAGTATTATAAAGAGTTGGTTTTTTTTGTCCAAAAATTAGTGGGTGATAAAGAGCTTGCTATGGATATTACGCAAGAGACGTATAGCAAAACACTTGAAAAATCCAAAGAGATGTTCATTGAAAATGAGCGGGCTTTTTTATACAAAGTCGCTCGAAATATTGCTATTGACCTTTCACGAAAAGATAAAAATAGAGTTTTTATCGCTTATGAAGAGGAAGATTATTGTTGTCAAAAGAAGGAAGAACCGCAAGAAATTGCCCTTGAAGAGTACAAACAAGAACTCCTTTTAAAAGCCCTTGATACACTACCTAAACATTTAAAGCATGTGTTTGTTTTGCATGTTATGGAAGGATACAGTAAAAAAGAGATTGCTTCCATGATGAATCTAAACATTAACAGTGTTCAAAAATACATTATTAACGCCACAGCCAAACTAACCGAGTACATCCACAATGAATAA